The sequence below is a genomic window from Brooklawnia cerclae.
CCGCTCACGACCCCCGCGGCGAGAAAGACCGACGCGTTGGTCAGATCAGGTTCGATGCGCTGGTCACGAGCGGCGATGACGCCCGGCGACACGCGCCAGACGCCGGGGCGGGAATCGTCGACCTCCACGCCACGGGCGCGCAGCATCGCGACGGTCATCGCGATGTGCGGGGCCGAGGGCACCGTGCTACCGGTGTGATGCAGGACGATGCCGTGGGGCAGGCGGGGCGCGGCCAGCAGGAGCGCGGAGACGAACTGGCTGGACGCGCTGGAGTCGATGGCGACCTCGGGTCCGCGAAGCCGATGCGGCGCCGTGAGCGTGAACGGCAGCGAGTCAGCGTCCGCCTCGGCCCCGAGTTGGCGCAGCCCATCGAGCAGTGGGGCCATCGGGCGCTCACCGGCGCGTTCGTCCCCGAAGAACCGGGTCGTCCCGGGAGCCAGGGCCGCGATGGGGGGGACGAACCGCATCACCGTGCCCGCCAAGCCGCAGTCGATGCCCGAGGGCACCGCCTGGAAGGCATCCGGGGGTCGCACGACCAGGATCGGGGAGCCGTCCGATTCCGACGGCTCGTCACTGATCTGCGCGCCGAGGGCACACAGGGCGTCGATCATCAAGTCGCTGTCGCGCGCCCTGAGGACGCCGATCAGGCGGCTCGGCGCGCCGGCCAAGGCGGCCAGGACGAGCGCGCGGTTGCTCTCGGACTTCGATCCGGGAAGCGGGCAGACGGCGTCGACGGGCCCGGCCGGCCTTGGGGCGGGCCACCCCTCGGCGCTCAGTTGAGCACGCCCTTCACCTGGTGATTGACCTTCTTGACGATCTTCTCCGGGGCGGCCGAGGCCCGCTTGGCCGCGCGCTTCAGAGCCCGTGCGCGGCGCCCGGCCTGCTTGCCGGCCGACTTGCTCGCCGAACTGGCGCGACCCTCGATGGCTGCCCGCGACTGCTGGGCGCGCCAGCGGAGACCGGGCCTGCCGTTCGTGTCCTGCGTGGCGACGACGCCGGCGCCCAGGAGTGCGGCGCTGGTGAGGATGTCGGCGGAGTCGCGGCTGCCGGCGGCGCTGACGACCCTGGGAACCGTCGCGACGGTGAGCAGCACGGCACCGGGACGACGGGCGAAGCCCGTGGCGTAGGCGATGCCGCCGACGATCTGGGCGATGCCGAGCAGACGCGTCCACGTGCGGAGATCCTCCGGGACACGATCGGCGGCGTCGGGAGGCAGGACGGACTGCACCGCGGGGACGACCCTGTCGACCGTGGGGCCGAGCTCGTCGGCGTGCTGATCGGGTTTGGTGAGCAACTGGTAGCCGTCCGCCACGAAGAAGGCTGAGTACAGGACGCGACCGGCGAATCGCAGCAATGACATAGTCCATTCCTACTCGGTCGAGGCGGCCGGAGCCACCGGTTTGCGGATTTCCCACACTAGTCTGGCGGCATGTGCGGGCGCTACGCGGCCTCGGTCCAGACGGACAGGCTGATCGAGATCTTCGGGACCGAGGGGGGACCGCGGCGTGATCCGGAGCCTGAGGCGACCGGGCCCACGGACTGGACGCGGTCGCGGTGGAACATCGCACCGACCGATGTCGTCCCGAGCATCCTCGAACGACAACGCGACGGTCAGGTCGTCAGGCGGCTGGAAGGCCTGCGGTGGGGGCTCGTCCCCAGTTGGTCCACCTCGGCCGCCACGGGTGCCCGCATGATCAACGCCCGGCTCGAGACGGTGACCACCAAGCCGTCCTTCAAGCGCGCCTTCGCCGCCCGGCGGTGTCTGCTCCCGGCCGACGGGTACTACGAGTGGTATCCGGCGACCGCGGCCGG
It includes:
- a CDS encoding DoxX family membrane protein — translated: MSLLRFAGRVLYSAFFVADGYQLLTKPDQHADELGPTVDRVVPAVQSVLPPDAADRVPEDLRTWTRLLGIAQIVGGIAYATGFARRPGAVLLTVATVPRVVSAAGSRDSADILTSAALLGAGVVATQDTNGRPGLRWRAQQSRAAIEGRASSASKSAGKQAGRRARALKRAAKRASAAPEKIVKKVNHQVKGVLN
- the aroA gene encoding 3-phosphoshikimate 1-carboxyvinyltransferase; translated protein: MSAEGWPAPRPAGPVDAVCPLPGSKSESNRALVLAALAGAPSRLIGVLRARDSDLMIDALCALGAQISDEPSESDGSPILVVRPPDAFQAVPSGIDCGLAGTVMRFVPPIAALAPGTTRFFGDERAGERPMAPLLDGLRQLGAEADADSLPFTLTAPHRLRGPEVAIDSSASSQFVSALLLAAPRLPHGIVLHHTGSTVPSAPHIAMTVAMLRARGVEVDDSRPGVWRVSPGVIAARDQRIEPDLTNASVFLAAGVVSGGRVTVPGWPSLTTQPGDHIRHVLDALGARYELVGDLLTAHAAGPLHGADLDLHAASELTPVVAALAVFAEGTTVIRGVGHIRGHETDRIAAIARELASLGVHVDELDDGLRIEGAGFEGTGLRPTRPLRAYADHRLAHLAAIVGLKVPGVVLDDIAAVGKTMPDFTTRWDAMLAAGAGTRA
- a CDS encoding SOS response-associated peptidase, whose product is MCGRYAASVQTDRLIEIFGTEGGPRRDPEPEATGPTDWTRSRWNIAPTDVVPSILERQRDGQVVRRLEGLRWGLVPSWSTSAATGARMINARLETVTTKPSFKRAFAARRCLLPADGYYEWYPATAAGRAYKQPFYIHPHEGLMAMAGIYEFWRDPRHGPDDGWLVSCAIITTAASDDLGRIHDRMPVQVAPDDWDAWLDPALTDSGKARQLVHVPLPGEMTAHAVSTRVNRVGNDGPDLVVPIAEAS